The Scheffersomyces stipitis CBS 6054 chromosome 5, complete sequence genome contains the following window.
ATTTCCACTGACGAAGACTACGCCAGCGACGACTACAATTCCGACTATCAcaattctgaaaacgaCCTCGAGTTGCCGCTTGAGGAATCGCAGACAACACTGCATTATATTTTCCAGATTCCTCGTATGGATGTCTCGAGCACTAAATCGCTTTTTGTGAAACCGGCTACTGCCATAGAGGTTCCTATAGTgtctgacgaagaagattctaACGAGACAGAAGTGGAACATCCAGAGGAGAAGgtagaaactgaaaaagaaCTTGCTGAAGATATTCCAAGAGATTcaaattctgaaaagtcTGAAATTCCACTTGAGATTCCAAAAGCAactgaagaacaagttccTTTCCCAAGTTTAAACCCCGTAGAACATGGTCAGTTTCAAAATAGCTCTACGAATGATACATTACAGACCCTGAACGACCTTGACCTGTACTACGAGGCTTATGCTCAACAGTATATAGATTTCATGTCACAGAACCCTACAACTTATCATGTTGTAACTCATTTCAAGTCCTTGTTAACTAACAACGGATTCAAATATATTCGGGAAAATGAGCCCTTCACTGCTGATGAACCCGGCTTTTATTTTACTTCCAAAGACGACTCAACTCTTGTTGCATTCGTTGTTGGTGGAAAATGGGAACCTATTAGGGGTAGTTGTTTCATAGGAAGCCACTGTGATGCATTGAGTGTCAAGATTAACCCTGGAGGTCTGATAAGAAAAGGTGCAGAAGACTACTCTCTTTTAGGAGTAGCTCCATACTCAGGAAGCTTGAACGAATTATGGTTGAACAGAGATCTCGGCTTGGCGGGATCGCTTTTGGTTAAAGATCCAGCTTCTGGAAAATTGGCTCGTaaattgatcaattctGCTCCTCATCCAATTGGCTTCATACCCCAATTGGCTCCGCATTTTGGAATCGAAAAGAAGTACAACAAACAGACAGAAATGGTTCCCATTGTCGCGTATTCGTCAGATAAGGATCTTGTCCCAACggatgaagaaaagtcaTCGCATCTTTACTCAAAGTACCCTTTGTCCTTGTTACGTTACATCACCACGTTATCAGGATACTCACTTTCTTCCATAGTACAAATGGACTTGGATCTTGTAGACGTTCAACCTGCTGCTAGAGGCGGTCTTGGTAGAGAGTTCATCTATTCTTCGAGCTTAGACGATAGATTATGCTCATTTGATTCTGTCTATGGTCTCATAGAATTCAGCCAATCCTTCTATGGCTCTGAGGATATTAACGAATACAACGGATTGAGTGGTATATACTTGGCTAATCATGAGGAAATTGGCAGTGCAACTAGAACAGGAGCTGCAGGTGGTTTCTTGCTTGATTCGTTGAAGTCTATCGTAGGTTCTCGTTACAGAACAAACAATGCGGAGAGATTACTAGAGTTGACTAATAATTCCGTGTTATTATCGACTGATGTCACCCATGCATTGAACCCAAACTTCAAGGATGTATATCTTGACAAGAACTTCCCTCTTCCCAACACTGGCCCTAGTATTAAATTTGACTCTAATGGCCATGTGTTGAGTGATTCCTTTGCCTATCAGTTCTTGTCGTCGATTATTCAAAAGCACGTTCCTGAAATTAAGTTACAACATTTTCATATTAGAAACGACAGTAGATCCGGTGGCACTATCGGACCGATTATGAGTAATGCTAGTAGAGGTTTGAATGGTGCCAAGTTGATTATTGACGTTGGATTGCCTATTCTCAGCATGCACTCCATTAGAAGTATCATGGGCTACAAAGATGCCGGTATTGGTGTGAGATTCTTCAAGCAAGTGCTCAGTAATTGGCAGGACGAAGTAGCACACTTGGATATTTAGAAAGCATAGAACCAAATATAAAAATTATCAATAAGTGTTACGGCTGCAATAACAGTAAGATTACTTTAAAAAAAAACGACAACTGCAGGACTCGAACCTGCGCGGGCATAGCCCAAAAGatttcaagtctttctcCTTAACCGCTCGGACAAGTTGCCTAATTCTGCAGGAAACTTCATAAACAACTGAACATGTTTTTATAAAATCACGTTTtatgtcacgtgatcaCTTTTCatgaattttgcaaaattttgATCCGTCGGGGTTTCCTCTCTGTTGGCCCATACTACATTGGGTGATAATGGCCTTTGTCTCTAGGATCTAGCTGTTTATATGGTTATTAAGTTCAGTGTATGCCACTATGTTAAAAAAATGCCAAATTAGTATGCTCAATGTATGCCACTACGTCAAAAAAAAAGCTAATTTAAAGCTAATTTGGCTGAAGCTCGATTAGATATTAAATGTATTGTTGGGTTTAAGATGTAGTATGTATCGATTGAAGCAATTTGCAGCTGGGTGATAAGGCATGGCCACAGTACGGAATCAGTTTTGTAGAATACAAATTAATATTTCTTTGCTGCGTAGTATGTGCAGCTTAAAAGCAAGACAATAAACAtagaagaacaacaaaCTAATAAAATAACCTAGTCACTGAAGCTGGTACGTTTGGGCACCCACTTGTACTTTGTTAATTTGTATCAATTTGTACGAATGTTCATCTTAGCAGCTTTTTCTACAGTTGGGTTCAGTGCTTCGATTGGAACCACGTGACTTGAGTCAGTAAAATTTTTTCTAGAATGTTATAGAACTGGGTTACAATTTGAGTGAAGATGATCCTCGAAGAATTATTCATTCTAAAATTTAACCATTTTGAAGGCTTGTGGCACGTCTATAGTTAGAAACACATTGCGCTTGTAAAGAATACAGCAATCTCGATCTGAgatagaaagaaagaaaagattcCACAACGAAAAAATTGTTCTTATCTGAGATTCTGAGATTAGCATTCATTAGATTTTCAGTTACCTTTCATAGACGAAAACAATTACATTAAGCATTCCACAGCAGCAAATCACTAACAATAATGCCAAAGTACAATCCATTTGCCACTGCGTCAATGCTGCTTGCTGCCAGAAACTTTAGCAGGGCCACGAGACCAAACTTAAAAGGTTCTTTTAATGTTCCTTCCAGAGTGATGAGCAGAAACCATTACCAAATCAGAGGTTTCCACGCTTCGCTTGCTAGAGCGATAGATTTTGATCCCTATAAGGTTCTTGGCGTGGACAAGTCAGCTGACCAGAAGGATATCAAGAAGGCATACTACACgttggtgaagaaataCCACCCGGATGTGAACAAGGAGAAGGATGCGGAGAAGAGGTTTCACAAGATCCAGGAGTCATACGAGTTGTTGAGTGATAAGGACAAGAGAGCTCAGTATGACCAGTTTGGCTCTGCAGCTTTTGATGCCAACGGAAATGCCAATCCATTTGCTGGAGGTCAGAACCCTTTTGCCAGTGGTAACCCCTTTGGAGGTGCTGGTGGACGGGGAGGAAATCCATTTGGAGGAATGGGCTTCGATTTTGAGGATTTGTTCAAAGAAGCATTCACAGGTGGTGGCAAATCGGGTGGTGGAAGAGGTTCTTTTGTTACTGAACATGTTGGAGATAATATCGAAGTGTTGAAGTCTATCTCGTTCAAGGAGTCTATATTCGGTACTAAGGTACAAGTTAACTATAAGGCTGTTGATACCTGTAATACATGTCAGGGAAGTGGCTTGAAGACgggaaagaagaagtcgacCTGCCCTACGTGTCATGGCACTGGCCAAAGTACTCACATCTTAGGTGGCTTTCATATGTCTTCTACCTGTAGCACTTGTCACGGGTCTGGGGTTACCATTCCCAAGCTGGACGAGTGTGGAAGTTGTCACGGGCACGGTGTTCAGGAAATCCCTAAGTCTACAAGTGTAGAATTGCCTTGTGGAATCAGTGATGGCACCAGATTGAGAGTTCCTGGAGCTGGTGATGCTCCATTTGTCACCAAGGATCCATACAATCAGACCAGAAACGGTGATTTGATCATCAGAGTCAATGTAGCTAAAGATCCTAAGTTttccagaatcaacaataacatTGTTGTAACAGAAGACATATTGATGACGACTGCTGCTTTGGGAGGTGAAATTGTGGTTCCCACTATCGATGGCCAGAACATCAAGCTCAAGATCCGTCCAGGTGTGCAGAATGGCAGAAAGTTAACCATTCCAGAAAAGGGTGTACCGATCAACAGAAACATGAACAACAGAGGAGACTTGGAAGTGGTTTTGAATGTCAAGACGCTTATTCCTGAAACTCCTATCCAGACAGCTTTGTTGGAGGCTTTGGCTGATGCATACAACGACAAAAATGCCAAACGTACAGATGCCCACTGGAAGTTAGATTTGGATGacgacaacaagaaggTTGACGAGACTTACGATGAGAGCGATTTGAATCcatccaagttgaacagGATAGGCAAATTCTTGGgcaaatttttcaacatgGACAACGGAGCCAAGGAAAAGGGCAAACAACAGGatagtaataataataataataatagtaatagCAAGTGAACGTGCACAGGTTGAAACACGGAACTGTAAATAGGACATTATTGTAAATAGTTTGTACATAGTTAGAACTACAACCTGATACCTGTCTGAGAGAAGTCTAGATATTTTAAGTAAATTGCATCTGTTGAGAAAATGAATGCAAATTGATTTGCCTATTGTGCTGATAGTGcaaattgcaaatatttGGCAATTGAGTAGTTCATTGAGAGATGAGTAGAAATGAATCCGTACTGTTATATttgttgcagccaaataCATAACCCGAATTAATGTGCAACAAATGAGGAAGCAGGCAAGAAATAGTGGCCCAGAATCTATTAATCTCCAATCAACGCGTTGCCATTGATCTAAAGCCGGAGGCTCCAAGCGAGAATTCCACCACAATGAAATAGTAATATCTACATGCTAGATTTCTAGCACAGAATCGGCAATTGAGTCTAATCTCGGCCAGGTCTGGAACcaattttccagaaacGGAAGATATGCTGGTCGCGAAAAAATCGCGAACATGTGCAGATTCTATAGACAAACAGAGACAAAAGCAAAACAACGCGCCTCGAAAAAATTGTATCATAAAGACTTCGCAGACGTGAAGGATGTAAAATTTTCAGGAAATGTCATGGTGATGGACTAAATTACGGTGAGTCGGGGAAACTCGGTAGGGTGATCCAGTTGAGCTCTGGGCCAGAGCGGTTGGATATTGAGATCAAATCGTAGATAT
Protein-coding sequences here:
- a CDS encoding predicted protein (go_component vacuole~go_function aminopeptidase I activity~go_process proteolysis and peptidolysis), translated to LDSYYEAYAQQYIDFMSQNPTTYHVVTHFKSLLTNNGFKYIRENEPFTADEPGFYFTSKDDSTLVAFVVGGKWEPIRGSCFIGSHCDALSVKINPGGSIRKGAEDYSLLGVAPYSGSLNELWLNRDLGLAGSLLVKDPASGKLARKLINSAPHPIGFIPQLAPHFGIEKKYNKQTEMVPIVAYSSDKDLVPTDEEKSSHLYSKYPLSLLRYITTLSGYSLSSIVQMDLDLVDVQPAARGGLGREFIYSSSLDDRLCSFDSVYGLIEFSQSFYGSEDINEYNGLSGIYLANHEEIGSATRTGAAGGFLLDSLKSIVGSRYRTNNAERLLELTNNSVLLSTDVTHALNPNFKDVYLDKNFPLPNTGPSIKFDSNGHVLSDSFAYQFLSSIIQKHVPEIKLQHFHIRNDSRSGGTIGPIMSNASRGLNGAKLIIDVGLPILSMHSIRSIMGYKDAGIGVRFFKQVLSNWQDEVAHLDI
- a CDS encoding predicted protein (go_process protein folding) yields the protein MPKYNPFATASMSLAARNFSRATRPNLKGSFNVPSRVMSRNHYQIRGFHASLARAIDFDPYKVLGVDKSADQKDIKKAYYTLVKKYHPDVNKEKDAEKRFHKIQESYELLSDKDKRAQYDQFGSAAFDANGNANPFAGGQNPFASGNPFGGAGGRGGNPFGGMGFDFEDLFKEAFTGGGKSGGGRGSFVTEHVGDNIEVLKSISFKESIFGTKVQVNYKAVDTCNTCQGSGLKTGKKKSTCPTCHGTGQSTHILGGFHMSSTCSTCHGSGVTIPKSDECGSCHGHGVQEIPKSTSVELPCGISDGTRLRVPGAGDAPFVTKDPYNQTRNGDLIIRVNVAKDPKFSRINNNIVVTEDILMTTAALGGEIVVPTIDGQNIKLKIRPGVQNGRKLTIPEKGVPINRNMNNRGDLEVVLNVKTLIPETPIQTALLEALADAYNDKNAKRTDAHWKLDLDDDNKKVDETYDESDLNPSKLNRIGKFLGKFFNMDNGAKEKGKQQDSNNNNNNSNSK